A genomic stretch from Candidatus Woesearchaeota archaeon includes:
- a CDS encoding TIGR00270 family protein: MECEMCGKQGKLFVTSLEGTYMNLCATCTKFGKTLKPFQKLSEQTKNQSPLVSRPQFPQEEHVEVIVENYAQLIKEKREKLGLKQEDLAKKLAERVSLIQKLESGTFEPSLALSRKLEKYLEMKLVEQHTESHGIQKRSSSSVLTIGDMLNLKKK, from the coding sequence GTGGAATGCGAAATGTGTGGAAAACAAGGAAAACTCTTTGTTACTTCTCTTGAAGGAACGTACATGAATCTTTGCGCAACGTGCACTAAGTTTGGCAAGACATTAAAGCCGTTTCAAAAACTATCTGAACAAACCAAAAATCAATCTCCTCTTGTTTCTCGACCTCAATTTCCTCAAGAAGAACATGTTGAGGTTATTGTTGAGAATTATGCGCAGCTTATTAAAGAAAAGCGGGAAAAACTCGGTTTAAAGCAGGAAGATTTAGCTAAGAAACTGGCAGAACGTGTTTCTCTTATACAAAAACTTGAGTCTGGAACATTTGAGCCGTCATTGGCATTATCTCGAAAATTAGAAAAATATCTGGAAATGAAGCTTGTCGAACAACATACTGAAAGCCATGGCATTCAAAAAAGATCTTCGTCATCGGTGTTAACTATTGGCGATATGCTTAATCTCAAGAAGAAATAG
- the truD gene encoding tRNA pseudouridine(13) synthase TruD, which translates to MYVIKEKPEDFIVTEIMELSFHEQGIYTYYSLKKRDYTTLDAVRKIAEHFQINPKFINVAGNKDKQGITTQHLSIKHGPHKDLHLPDIEVTYLGKGNERLNLGTSQGNKFEIMVRNAAQVPRQLCSVINYFDNQRFGKQKDNHLIGQLLVERKFAEVCGRLGLPVTQNNYISALRMLPKQQLRLYLHAYQGYLWNEEVREYISLTPHYDVAYVLGQFSFPLEKIPPRSFSLYGFANGHREFLFREFPELSQEGDERQLIIDVKDFSSQQLDPSTYKLMFTLPKGCYATVVIKSLFG; encoded by the coding sequence ATGTATGTTATCAAAGAGAAACCTGAAGACTTCATAGTAACTGAAATCATGGAACTTTCTTTTCATGAACAAGGAATATATACTTATTATTCCCTTAAAAAAAGAGATTATACAACTCTTGACGCTGTTCGAAAAATTGCCGAGCATTTTCAGATTAATCCTAAATTTATCAACGTTGCTGGAAATAAAGATAAACAAGGGATTACTACACAGCACTTATCTATTAAACATGGTCCTCATAAAGATCTTCATCTCCCAGATATTGAGGTGACCTATCTTGGTAAAGGCAATGAACGTCTTAATCTTGGTACTTCACAAGGAAATAAATTTGAAATTATGGTGAGAAATGCTGCTCAAGTTCCTCGTCAGCTTTGCTCCGTTATTAATTACTTTGATAATCAGCGTTTTGGCAAACAAAAAGATAATCACCTTATTGGTCAGCTTCTTGTTGAACGGAAGTTTGCAGAAGTATGCGGGCGTTTAGGATTACCTGTCACTCAAAATAATTATATTAGCGCCTTGCGTATGCTTCCTAAACAACAGCTTCGTCTATATCTTCATGCTTATCAAGGATATCTTTGGAATGAAGAAGTGCGTGAATATATCAGTTTAACTCCGCATTATGATGTGGCGTATGTTCTTGGCCAGTTTTCTTTTCCTCTCGAGAAAATTCCCCCAAGAAGTTTTTCCCTCTATGGGTTTGCCAATGGCCATAGGGAATTTCTTTTTAGGGAATTTCCAGAACTAAGCCAAGAAGGAGATGAACGACAACTTATTATTGATGTCAAAGATTTTTCCTCCCAACAACTGGATCCTTCAACATATAAACTTATGTTTACTTTGCCTAAAGGATGTTATGCTACGGTTGTCATCAAGAGTTTGTTTGGATAA
- the trxB gene encoding thioredoxin-disulfide reductase translates to MKTQKNIEKSRGNNENRYDIIIIGSGPAGLTAGLYASRANLSVLCIEGKASQAGGQLMLTSDVENYPGFPKGILGPEMMKLFRDQAERFGTKYLTKNVTKVDLSGTTKKVWVDTNVYEAKAVIIATGASALWLRLENEKLLQGRGVSGCATCDAYFFKDKKVVVVGGGDSAMEESLTLAKFASSIAIVHRRDEFRASKIMQDRVLNNKKITVIWDSTVVDVLDVKKGKVTGVKIQNLKTRKITEYQCDGLFVAIGHKPNTDLFKGIIEVDEKGFILTKGKSTQTNIKGVFACGDVQDHVYKQAVTAAGTGCMAALDAERYLETLKE, encoded by the coding sequence ATGAAAACACAAAAAAACATTGAAAAAAGCAGGGGAAATAATGAGAATAGATATGATATTATTATCATTGGTTCAGGACCAGCTGGATTAACTGCAGGATTATACGCTAGCAGAGCAAATTTAAGTGTTCTTTGTATTGAAGGCAAAGCCAGTCAAGCAGGCGGGCAATTAATGCTAACCTCTGATGTAGAAAACTATCCTGGATTTCCGAAAGGGATTCTCGGCCCAGAAATGATGAAATTATTTCGAGATCAAGCAGAGCGCTTTGGAACGAAATATCTGACAAAGAATGTAACCAAAGTAGACCTGTCCGGAACAACAAAAAAAGTATGGGTTGATACAAATGTTTATGAGGCAAAAGCAGTTATTATTGCAACAGGTGCGTCTGCGTTATGGCTTAGATTAGAAAATGAAAAACTATTACAGGGCAGAGGGGTTTCTGGCTGCGCAACGTGTGACGCATATTTTTTTAAAGATAAAAAAGTAGTGGTTGTTGGCGGTGGAGATTCTGCTATGGAAGAATCATTAACGTTGGCAAAATTCGCATCATCTATTGCTATTGTTCACCGAAGAGATGAGTTCAGGGCTTCTAAGATCATGCAGGATCGTGTTTTAAACAATAAAAAAATAACAGTTATCTGGGACAGCACTGTTGTTGATGTGCTTGACGTCAAAAAAGGAAAAGTAACCGGAGTAAAAATTCAGAACCTTAAAACAAGGAAAATTACGGAATACCAATGTGATGGCTTATTTGTTGCTATTGGCCATAAACCAAACACTGATTTGTTTAAAGGTATTATTGAGGTAGATGAAAAAGGCTTCATTCTAACCAAAGGAAAATCAACACAAACAAATATTAAGGGTGTTTTTGCTTGCGGTGATGTGCAGGATCATGTATATAAACAAGCAGTAACTGCGGCTGGCACTGGTTGTATGGCAGCATTAGATGCTGAACGATATCTAGAAACACTGAAGGAATAA
- a CDS encoding endonuclease III — protein sequence MIQEKTIKLVLSSMRKEYPLHMKPVVTEISLAGNPFKVLISTILSLRTKDSVTLQASLCLFKAADTPQKMLGLSSKEIEKLIYPVGFYPTKAKHILEICRILIETYHGKVPEDFEKVLALPGVGRKTATLTMLLGFGHDHYICVDSHVHIISNRLGWVKTKTPEETEQALYKVLPQKYWKEINEMMVSYGQNVCLSVSPLCSKCGINDYCPKIGVKYSR from the coding sequence ATGATTCAAGAAAAAACGATTAAGCTTGTCCTTTCAAGTATGCGTAAAGAATATCCTTTACACATGAAACCAGTTGTTACTGAAATTTCACTTGCAGGAAACCCCTTTAAAGTTCTTATTTCTACGATTCTTAGTTTGCGTACAAAAGATTCTGTTACCTTGCAAGCTTCTTTGTGTCTTTTCAAAGCAGCAGATACTCCTCAAAAGATGCTTGGCTTATCATCCAAGGAAATTGAAAAACTTATTTATCCTGTTGGTTTTTATCCCACTAAAGCAAAACATATTTTGGAAATCTGCAGAATCCTCATTGAAACTTACCATGGCAAGGTTCCTGAAGATTTTGAAAAAGTATTGGCGTTGCCAGGCGTTGGAAGAAAAACTGCGACCTTAACTATGCTTCTTGGTTTTGGTCATGACCACTATATTTGTGTTGATAGCCATGTTCATATTATTAGCAATCGTTTAGGGTGGGTAAAAACTAAAACTCCTGAAGAAACTGAACAAGCCTTATATAAAGTTCTTCCCCAGAAATACTGGAAAGAAATCAATGAAATGATGGTCAGCTATGGACAAAATGTCTGTTTAAGTGTTTCTCCACTCTGCAGCAAATGCGGCATTAATGATTATTGCCCTAAAATTGGTGTGAAATATTCACGATAG
- the ppcA gene encoding phosphoenolpyruvate carboxylase, with protein sequence MMWIPRTMSTQHPDNILIPSFAANHVLDYNDEIKEAYQVFSHLDCHEQLFDYEGKEADNFIIKRLVSEYGDYFKQNKIGKEKIISFRIPNAGIEKAEAKLVVEILQSIPRYFDTAQEFYHDGTIPVSEVYVPMVTNAKDTILVHEYYKKFVAGLQNQTIAKGIKLADWIGNFKPETVKVTPLVEDMNSMLMVDKIVEEHLAATKEEYKRVWLARSDPAINYSSLGAVILNKIAFQKLFALEQKISTEIYPIIGCGSAPFRGNLKPDTVLQLMKGYPSVQTFTIQSSFKYDNPTNKVKDAIELLNNGKKKPPMYVEEDKALAILAKVAAKYKQHIRELAPLINGIAEHVPNRRKRKLHIGLFGYSRSEGEITLPRAIKFCAALYSVGLPPEVLGLSALTEKEHQYIETFYPHFKADIEDALQFLNRDNIQKLNPSIAKEIEKALPVFDVKTNEEHLALSAKVMNDYAHNKQNELFSNISAAAQIRGFLG encoded by the coding sequence ATTATGTGGATTCCAAGAACAATGTCTACACAGCATCCAGACAACATACTTATTCCTTCTTTTGCCGCAAATCATGTTCTTGATTACAATGATGAGATTAAAGAAGCATACCAGGTGTTCTCCCATTTGGATTGCCATGAACAACTGTTTGATTACGAAGGCAAAGAAGCGGATAATTTTATTATTAAGCGATTAGTAAGTGAGTATGGAGATTATTTCAAGCAAAACAAGATTGGAAAAGAGAAAATTATATCATTTAGAATCCCTAACGCTGGAATTGAAAAAGCAGAAGCAAAATTAGTGGTTGAGATTCTGCAATCTATTCCTCGTTATTTCGATACTGCGCAGGAATTTTATCATGATGGAACTATTCCAGTTTCTGAAGTGTATGTGCCGATGGTAACAAATGCTAAAGATACTATTTTGGTTCACGAATATTATAAAAAATTTGTTGCAGGCTTGCAAAATCAAACAATTGCAAAAGGAATTAAACTTGCTGATTGGATTGGAAACTTTAAACCTGAAACAGTTAAAGTAACGCCATTAGTCGAAGATATGAACAGTATGCTTATGGTTGACAAAATTGTCGAAGAACACCTTGCGGCGACAAAGGAAGAATACAAAAGAGTTTGGCTGGCGCGCAGCGATCCTGCAATTAATTATAGTTCTTTGGGAGCAGTAATTTTAAACAAGATTGCATTCCAAAAGCTTTTTGCATTAGAGCAAAAAATTTCAACAGAGATTTATCCTATTATTGGATGCGGTTCTGCACCGTTTAGAGGAAATTTAAAACCTGATACGGTTCTGCAGCTGATGAAAGGATATCCTTCAGTACAAACGTTTACGATCCAATCATCATTCAAATATGATAACCCAACAAACAAGGTAAAAGACGCTATTGAACTATTAAACAATGGAAAGAAAAAACCTCCTATGTATGTTGAAGAAGATAAAGCATTAGCAATCTTAGCAAAAGTCGCTGCAAAATATAAACAACATATTAGAGAACTTGCGCCGTTGATTAACGGAATTGCCGAACATGTTCCAAATCGAAGAAAGAGAAAATTACATATAGGATTATTTGGCTATTCAAGATCTGAAGGAGAGATTACCCTACCTCGTGCAATAAAATTTTGTGCAGCACTGTATTCAGTGGGATTGCCTCCTGAAGTTTTAGGATTATCAGCACTAACAGAAAAAGAACATCAATACATTGAAACATTTTATCCTCATTTTAAAGCTGACATCGAAGATGCATTGCAATTTTTAAATAGAGACAACATACAAAAACTTAATCCGAGCATCGCTAAAGAAATTGAGAAGGCATTGCCAGTTTTTGACGTAAAAACGAATGAGGAACATCTTGCTCTTTCAGCAAAAGTAATGAATGATTATGCGCATAATAAACAGAATGAATTATTCAGTAATATTTCAGCTGCTGCGCAAATACGAGGATTTTTAGGTTGA
- a CDS encoding DNA helicase UvrD, translating into MKLFVDLHNHSRHAQACSSDLSIDTMEKWAKIKGTDILGTGDFTHPLWSKELKEKLSDTEGAGIFKTKTGQKFLLQTEVSLIYTDLGQGRKTHNLILCPNFEVMDQITAYFLSKGRVDYDGRPIFKIPCPQLVEDMRSISHDIEIIPAHIWTPWFSLFGSNSGWDNIKDCFKDQVNHIHALETGLSSSPAMNWRLSQLDKFNLVSFSDSHSYWPWRYGRECTVFDIQENKLSYNEIINALRNREPEGKQGIVETIEVDPNYGKYHWDGHRKCGIKFSPEQSKKHNRICPVCKEPLTIGVDFRVEELADRPQGFVKKNALPFKTILPLSEILGNILKKAMTTKTVWSEYWKIMKMGTSENDILFNVPHETLLEATSKEIADAILRNRKGEIKVLPGYDGVYGVPILGEHTKDNVQPLLPQDNDKKGKQKGLRDYFFST; encoded by the coding sequence ATGAAATTATTTGTTGATTTACACAATCATTCACGCCATGCGCAAGCTTGTTCGAGTGATCTAAGTATAGATACCATGGAAAAATGGGCAAAAATTAAAGGCACTGATATTCTTGGGACAGGAGATTTTACGCACCCTCTCTGGTCGAAAGAATTAAAGGAAAAACTCTCAGACACTGAAGGAGCAGGTATTTTCAAAACTAAAACAGGTCAAAAGTTTTTGCTCCAAACAGAAGTTTCCTTGATTTACACTGATTTAGGACAAGGAAGAAAAACCCACAACCTTATTCTCTGCCCTAATTTTGAAGTGATGGATCAGATTACAGCATATTTTCTTTCAAAAGGCAGAGTTGATTATGACGGCAGGCCAATTTTCAAAATTCCCTGCCCGCAACTCGTTGAAGATATGAGAAGTATTTCGCATGACATTGAAATTATCCCTGCTCATATCTGGACACCATGGTTTTCCTTATTTGGTTCCAATTCAGGATGGGACAATATTAAAGATTGTTTTAAAGATCAAGTTAATCATATTCATGCTTTAGAAACTGGTTTATCTTCAAGCCCTGCAATGAACTGGAGGCTTTCGCAACTTGATAAATTTAATTTAGTTTCATTTTCAGATTCTCATTCTTATTGGCCATGGCGTTATGGAAGAGAATGCACAGTTTTTGATATTCAAGAAAATAAATTATCTTATAATGAAATTATCAATGCTCTGCGAAATCGGGAACCTGAGGGCAAACAAGGAATCGTTGAAACTATTGAAGTTGATCCTAATTACGGCAAATATCATTGGGATGGTCATAGAAAATGCGGGATTAAATTTTCTCCTGAGCAGAGTAAAAAGCATAACCGTATATGCCCTGTATGCAAAGAACCATTGACTATTGGCGTTGATTTTCGTGTTGAAGAATTAGCTGATCGCCCCCAAGGTTTTGTGAAGAAAAATGCTCTTCCGTTTAAGACTATTCTGCCATTATCCGAGATTTTAGGAAATATCTTGAAAAAAGCTATGACGACAAAGACCGTCTGGAGTGAATATTGGAAAATAATGAAGATGGGAACTTCTGAAAATGACATTCTCTTTAATGTTCCGCATGAAACATTATTAGAAGCAACCTCAAAAGAAATTGCAGACGCTATACTAAGGAATAGAAAGGGAGAAATTAAAGTGCTTCCAGGGTATGATGGCGTGTACGGAGTGCCTATACTTGGTGAACACACAAAAGATAATGTACAGCCACTTTTACCACAAGACAACGACAAAAAAGGAAAGCAAAAGGGATTGCGGGATTACTTCTTTAGCACATAA
- a CDS encoding ATP-binding protein: MTWYKALDFSKNPLDIRPNPQLIGLQDQEKQVINHIRKGEICFINGLTGSGKTSLLLRIQKKLKDHSFMYLDAHELPQNFNLEKELTSKRSFLDKLVLRKYPKEKQVLIIDEFQAADPELIMNAKTKWEHQPRGAIKSIVIAQINKHLKNCADSFKERVGNRKIYLEELDEQGLKEMLIKRLSNKKTKRNYMKHLSDEGFQVIIDASGKNPRRVLEYTDLVFDYHHKKFRKENPIAKDPEYKINNILVEEILKTYHIHIPSNNQKINKNKKTTDAFAKNFSDFEQQILSYLKDKPRTEKEVAKKLDVSDAYAKRCLKLLQKQHHLMTVGNKSNCKLWQVTPEVRRLMVEV, from the coding sequence ATGACATGGTACAAAGCGCTTGATTTCAGCAAAAACCCTTTAGATATACGGCCAAATCCTCAGTTAATAGGACTGCAGGATCAGGAAAAACAAGTGATTAATCATATTAGAAAGGGGGAAATCTGTTTTATTAATGGATTAACAGGCTCTGGAAAAACATCCCTGCTTCTTCGAATACAAAAAAAATTGAAAGATCATTCATTCATGTACCTAGACGCGCATGAATTGCCGCAAAATTTTAATCTTGAAAAAGAATTAACCAGTAAGCGATCATTTTTAGACAAATTAGTTCTCAGAAAATATCCAAAAGAAAAGCAAGTGTTGATTATTGATGAATTTCAGGCAGCTGATCCTGAATTAATTATGAATGCTAAAACAAAATGGGAGCATCAGCCAAGAGGAGCTATAAAAAGCATTGTAATTGCGCAAATTAACAAGCACTTAAAGAATTGCGCTGACTCGTTTAAAGAAAGAGTTGGCAATCGAAAGATCTATTTAGAAGAGCTTGACGAGCAAGGATTAAAGGAAATGTTAATTAAAAGACTAAGCAATAAAAAAACAAAACGGAATTACATGAAGCACCTTTCTGATGAAGGATTCCAAGTCATAATAGACGCATCAGGAAAAAACCCGCGAAGAGTGCTAGAATATACAGATTTAGTTTTTGACTATCATCATAAGAAGTTTAGAAAAGAAAATCCTATTGCCAAAGATCCAGAGTATAAGATTAATAACATTCTTGTTGAAGAAATCTTAAAAACATATCATATTCATATACCTTCAAATAACCAAAAAATAAATAAAAACAAGAAAACAACCGATGCATTTGCTAAGAATTTCAGTGATTTCGAACAGCAGATTTTAAGTTATCTAAAAGACAAGCCGCGAACAGAGAAAGAGGTAGCAAAGAAATTAGATGTTTCAGACGCCTATGCAAAACGATGTTTGAAACTGCTCCAAAAACAGCATCACCTCATGACTGTTGGGAATAAAAGCAATTGCAAACTCTGGCAAGTCACTCCTGAAGTACGAAGATTAATGGTTGAAGTATAA
- the ppsA gene encoding phosphoenolpyruvate synthase has protein sequence MAKKTSFILWFKQLGIEDVPLVGGKNASLGEMYRKLTKKKVNIPNGFAITAYGYHYFLKKAKIKNEIKRILRGLNKNNKNNLVELQKRGKAVRDTIINAELPADLKKAITKGYDKLCKEYGPDTDVAVRSSATAEDLPDASFAGQQETFLNIKAHDKLLEACKKCFASLFTNRAISYRIDKGFDHFSIGLSIGIQKMVRSDKAASGVMFTIDTDSGFNKVVYVTASYGLGENIVQGAVNPDEWYVFKPTMKIISRSLGEKARKMIYTREKGKTTKNIPTPEQERRKFCLKDEEVMTLANWGMIIEEHYSKKAKKYKPMDIEWAKDGITNKLFIVQARPETVHTNKNMTVLEEYKLEEKNGILCSGRAIGSKIGKGLARVILNVKDINKFNKGEVLVTEMTDPDWQPIMKIASAIVTNKGGATCHAAIVARELGIPCIVGTKEATRVIKQNKPITIDCSQGEEGIVYKGLLKFSIKRTDLKKIPQTKTHIMMNLGNPEEAFMYSFLPNKGIGLARMEFIINESIKIHPNALLQYNQLKDKKVKALIYQLTPGYKNKAQYFVDRLAEGVATIAAAFHPYPVIVRMSDFKTNEYANLIGGKAYEPKEENPMLGWRGASRYYDPNYKEGFALECKAIKKAREEFGLSNIKVMIPFCRTVDEGKKVLAEMHKNDLVQGKNKLEIYAMCEIPSNVILAEEFLKVFDGFSIGSNDLTQLTLGIDRDSELVSHIYDERNDAVKTLIKNVIQIARKKKKYIGICGQAPSNYPEFAEFLVKEGIDSISLNPDSVVKTIIDIAKLEKKLRRK, from the coding sequence ATGGCAAAGAAAACCAGTTTTATTCTATGGTTTAAACAGTTAGGTATAGAAGACGTTCCCTTAGTTGGCGGTAAAAACGCTTCATTAGGTGAGATGTATCGAAAATTGACCAAAAAGAAAGTCAATATTCCTAATGGATTTGCTATTACTGCATATGGATATCATTATTTCCTAAAAAAAGCAAAGATTAAGAACGAAATTAAAAGGATTTTAAGAGGGTTAAATAAAAATAACAAAAATAATCTTGTTGAACTGCAAAAACGAGGCAAAGCAGTAAGAGACACTATTATCAATGCTGAACTGCCTGCTGATTTGAAAAAAGCAATCACTAAAGGATATGATAAGCTTTGCAAAGAATATGGTCCAGATACTGATGTTGCAGTGCGAAGTTCTGCAACTGCTGAAGACTTGCCTGATGCAAGCTTTGCAGGTCAGCAGGAAACATTCTTAAACATTAAAGCTCATGATAAACTTCTTGAAGCATGCAAAAAATGCTTTGCAAGTTTGTTTACGAACAGAGCAATTTCCTACAGAATAGACAAAGGTTTTGACCATTTTTCTATTGGTTTAAGCATTGGCATTCAAAAAATGGTGCGTTCAGATAAAGCTGCTTCTGGAGTTATGTTCACCATTGATACTGATTCTGGTTTTAATAAGGTAGTCTATGTAACAGCAAGTTACGGACTGGGAGAAAATATTGTACAGGGCGCAGTAAACCCTGATGAGTGGTATGTATTCAAGCCAACGATGAAAATCATCTCGAGAAGTTTAGGTGAAAAAGCAAGAAAGATGATTTATACGAGAGAAAAAGGCAAAACTACAAAAAATATCCCGACACCTGAACAAGAAAGAAGAAAATTTTGTCTGAAAGATGAAGAAGTGATGACTTTGGCAAATTGGGGAATGATTATTGAAGAGCATTACTCAAAAAAAGCAAAGAAATACAAGCCCATGGATATTGAGTGGGCAAAAGATGGAATAACCAATAAACTATTTATTGTGCAGGCAAGACCTGAAACCGTCCATACGAATAAAAACATGACCGTTCTTGAAGAGTATAAGCTTGAAGAAAAGAATGGAATTCTTTGTTCAGGAAGAGCTATAGGGAGCAAGATTGGAAAAGGATTAGCAAGAGTAATTCTCAACGTCAAAGATATTAATAAATTCAACAAAGGCGAAGTTTTAGTTACTGAAATGACTGATCCAGATTGGCAGCCAATTATGAAGATTGCTTCTGCGATTGTTACAAATAAAGGCGGCGCAACATGCCACGCTGCTATTGTTGCGCGAGAATTAGGGATTCCTTGCATTGTTGGAACAAAAGAAGCAACTAGAGTAATTAAACAAAATAAACCAATTACGATTGATTGTTCGCAGGGAGAAGAAGGTATTGTGTACAAAGGGCTTCTTAAGTTTAGCATCAAAAGAACTGATTTAAAAAAAATACCTCAGACAAAAACACATATTATGATGAATTTAGGCAATCCTGAAGAAGCATTTATGTACAGCTTTTTACCCAATAAAGGGATTGGATTAGCAAGAATGGAATTTATTATTAATGAATCCATTAAAATTCATCCAAACGCCCTTTTACAGTACAATCAATTAAAAGATAAAAAAGTAAAGGCGTTAATTTATCAATTAACGCCTGGTTATAAAAATAAAGCGCAATATTTTGTTGACAGGCTCGCAGAAGGTGTTGCCACTATTGCTGCAGCATTTCATCCCTATCCTGTCATTGTGCGAATGAGTGATTTTAAAACTAATGAATATGCTAATTTAATTGGCGGAAAAGCCTATGAGCCAAAAGAAGAAAATCCGATGCTAGGTTGGCGTGGAGCTTCGCGTTATTATGATCCTAATTATAAAGAGGGTTTTGCTTTAGAATGCAAAGCAATTAAAAAAGCAAGAGAGGAATTTGGATTAAGCAACATCAAAGTAATGATTCCTTTTTGCAGAACTGTAGATGAAGGCAAGAAAGTGCTTGCCGAGATGCATAAAAACGATTTAGTCCAAGGCAAAAACAAACTAGAAATTTATGCAATGTGTGAAATACCTTCAAATGTCATACTTGCCGAAGAATTTCTTAAAGTATTTGACGGTTTTTCCATTGGCAGCAATGATTTAACGCAGCTTACTCTCGGAATAGATCGAGATTCAGAATTAGTCAGCCATATCTATGACGAACGCAATGATGCCGTTAAAACATTAATTAAGAATGTCATTCAGATTGCAAGAAAGAAAAAGAAATACATTGGGATCTGCGGGCAAGCTCCTTCAAACTATCCTGAATTTGCAGAATTCTTAGTCAAAGAAGGGATTGACAGTATTTCTTTAAACCCTGATTCTGTTGTTAAGACTATTATTGATATTGCTAAATTAGAGAAGAAATTACGGAGGAAATAA